In Clostridium swellfunianum, a genomic segment contains:
- a CDS encoding FadR/GntR family transcriptional regulator — MQAKKISDIVFNKIEKRILSGEWNSGSKIMSEPQLAKELGVSRMSVREAIEKMVALDILTKRQGEGTFVNDLTPAVYLNSLIPMITLDKDNYLDILEFRLITDVESARLCAERCSEEIVHRLEETYNDMLNNEEDFDRYTTADMNFHLIIAEGSGNSMVLKVNNVLKSLLEYHQKVLYTKLGPTGGIKEHKLILDAIKNRDCELSAIYMRRHIDRTIKDIKGLERLGK; from the coding sequence ATGCAAGCCAAGAAAATAAGCGATATAGTATTTAATAAGATAGAAAAGAGAATATTAAGCGGAGAATGGAATTCTGGCAGCAAAATTATGTCTGAGCCTCAGCTGGCGAAGGAACTTGGTGTAAGCAGGATGTCTGTTAGGGAAGCAATTGAAAAAATGGTTGCTCTTGATATATTAACAAAGAGGCAAGGAGAAGGTACTTTTGTTAATGACTTAACCCCTGCGGTATATTTAAACAGTCTTATTCCAATGATTACACTGGATAAAGATAATTATTTGGATATATTAGAATTCAGGCTTATTACAGATGTAGAAAGTGCAAGGCTGTGCGCAGAAAGGTGCAGTGAGGAAATTGTGCATAGGCTTGAAGAAACTTATAACGATATGCTTAATAATGAAGAAGATTTCGATAGGTATACAACTGCAGATATGAACTTTCACCTTATAATTGCAGAAGGCAGCGGTAATTCGATGGTGCTAAAGGTTAATAATGTTTTAAAAAGCTTACTGGAATATCATCAGAAGGTATTATATACAAAGCTAGGACCAACAGGCGGAATAAAAGAACATAAGCTGATATTGGATGCTATAAAAAATAGAGATTGTGAGCTTAGTGCCATATATATGAGAAGACATATAGACAGAACAATCAAAGATATTAAAGGTTTAGAAAGATTGGGCAAATAA